One window from the genome of Streptomyces sp. NBC_00708 encodes:
- a CDS encoding protein kinase, whose amino-acid sequence MAGARIDALSGDDPVTLGPYRLLGRLASGGMGRIYLARAGGRGLVAVKTLLAEGRVSDTDRRRFAREVAVAQRVDSAFTARVRDADPDAERPWMAIDYIAAPPLSELVRSCGVLPASAVRWIAAGTAQALVTLHGVGIVHRDVKPQNVLLPLDGPRVIDFGISHASDLTLTGLTLGTIAFTSPEQARGEESTAASDVYSLGATLFLLATGRAPYGSDGDTLRLLARVQRGELDLTGLPKELVATIRPCLAAQPRHRPTPAELLARFREQQAGLPTTTSGTRWLPPRWTALIDAYADQGLEWAGDRAPGPSHAPTVTQRTRVAPKPPPTLVYSPQRQARADRDRTRREMAALAQLAERQRAEREQAEREEADRVARVRAERAERDRAEGARQAERERQEAARREAARQEAARREAARVEAERVARVRAAQERADRERAEQERAARQRAEQERAARQRADRDRAERAARARTTSPTPGPPGPGPRPARTGSSSSGASALGWLLALVAVAGLLTWQPWEKAGGSGGSTSGSSASGSVTSGSDLDTHTDDSTGADTDSGSGSTDSDTSGSDTDPDTDDTVTDDPTPTPTPTPTPTPTMDATDRAFAAVRAGDCLDVYNDGHDNMSASSPIRVSCGASNAYMHVNRVSTLTGASGSCDTGAGFTWWSRAGDDGITRTLCLDRVYKAGQCFPAKVNGETNADLTVVWKCNASKVPKAGQSILRITGFYRAPKKGQNWTCPAGPGERFWYWQVNQGRSIICASAA is encoded by the coding sequence ATGGCCGGGGCGCGGATCGATGCGCTGAGCGGGGACGATCCGGTGACGCTCGGACCGTACCGGCTGCTCGGGCGGCTGGCGTCCGGCGGCATGGGGCGGATCTATCTGGCGCGGGCCGGCGGGCGCGGGCTCGTCGCCGTGAAGACGCTGCTCGCCGAGGGCCGGGTCAGCGACACCGACCGGCGGCGCTTCGCCCGTGAGGTGGCGGTCGCCCAGCGGGTGGACAGCGCCTTCACCGCGCGCGTACGGGACGCCGATCCGGACGCCGAGCGCCCCTGGATGGCCATCGACTACATCGCCGCGCCCCCGCTCTCCGAACTGGTCCGCTCCTGCGGGGTGCTGCCGGCCTCGGCCGTACGGTGGATCGCGGCGGGCACCGCCCAGGCCCTGGTGACCCTGCACGGGGTGGGGATCGTCCACCGCGACGTGAAGCCGCAGAATGTGCTGCTGCCGCTGGACGGGCCCCGGGTCATCGACTTCGGCATCTCGCACGCCAGCGACCTCACCCTGACCGGTCTCACGCTCGGCACGATCGCCTTCACCTCGCCGGAGCAGGCGCGCGGCGAGGAGTCCACGGCCGCGTCCGACGTGTACTCGCTGGGCGCGACGCTCTTCCTGCTGGCCACCGGCCGGGCGCCCTACGGCTCGGACGGCGACACCCTGCGGCTGCTGGCCCGGGTGCAGCGCGGCGAGCTCGATCTGACCGGCCTGCCCAAGGAGCTGGTCGCGACGATCCGCCCGTGCCTGGCCGCACAGCCGAGGCACCGGCCCACCCCCGCCGAGCTGCTCGCCCGCTTCCGGGAGCAGCAGGCCGGGCTGCCGACGACGACGAGCGGCACCCGGTGGCTGCCGCCGCGCTGGACGGCGCTGATCGACGCGTACGCGGACCAGGGCCTGGAATGGGCGGGTGACCGTGCCCCTGGCCCGTCGCACGCCCCGACCGTCACCCAGCGCACGCGCGTCGCCCCGAAGCCGCCGCCGACGCTGGTCTACTCGCCGCAGCGGCAGGCCCGCGCCGACCGCGACCGCACCCGCCGCGAGATGGCGGCCCTCGCGCAGCTGGCCGAGCGCCAGCGCGCCGAACGCGAACAGGCCGAGCGCGAGGAGGCCGACCGCGTCGCCCGGGTGCGGGCCGAGCGAGCGGAGCGGGACCGGGCCGAGGGGGCCCGGCAGGCCGAACGCGAACGCCAGGAGGCCGCCCGCCGCGAGGCCGCGCGCCAGGAGGCCGCCCGGCGCGAGGCCGCCCGGGTGGAGGCCGAGCGGGTGGCCCGGGTCCGCGCCGCCCAGGAACGCGCCGACCGCGAACGGGCCGAGCAGGAGCGTGCGGCCAGGCAGCGCGCCGAGCAGGAGCGGGCCGCCCGTCAGCGGGCCGACCGGGACCGCGCCGAACGGGCCGCGCGGGCCCGGACCACCTCGCCCACCCCCGGCCCGCCGGGCCCCGGCCCCCGGCCCGCGCGCACCGGCTCGTCGTCCTCCGGGGCGTCCGCCCTGGGCTGGCTGCTCGCGCTGGTCGCCGTGGCCGGGCTGCTGACGTGGCAGCCGTGGGAGAAGGCGGGCGGCAGCGGCGGTTCGACGTCGGGCAGCAGCGCGTCCGGCTCCGTGACCTCGGGCAGCGACCTGGACACCCACACGGACGACAGCACGGGCGCGGACACGGACTCCGGAAGCGGCTCGACGGACAGCGACACGTCCGGCTCCGACACCGACCCGGACACCGACGACACCGTGACCGACGACCCCACGCCCACCCCCACGCCCACACCGACCCCGACGCCCACCATGGACGCCACGGACCGGGCGTTCGCCGCCGTGCGGGCGGGCGACTGCCTCGACGTGTACAACGACGGCCACGACAACATGAGCGCCAGCAGCCCGATCCGGGTGAGCTGCGGCGCCTCGAACGCGTACATGCACGTCAACCGGGTCAGCACCCTCACCGGCGCCTCCGGTTCCTGCGACACGGGGGCGGGGTTCACCTGGTGGAGCCGGGCGGGCGACGACGGGATCACGCGGACGCTGTGCCTGGACCGGGTGTACAAGGCGGGCCAGTGCTTCCCGGCGAAGGTCAACGGGGAGACCAACGCGGACCTGACGGTGGTGTGGAAGTGCAACGCGTCCAAGGTGCCCAAGGCGGGCCAGTCGATCCTGCGGATCACCGGCTTCTACCGGGCCCCGAAGAAGGGCCAGAACTGGACCTGTCCGGCGGGGCCCGGCGAGCGCTTCTGGTACTGGCAGGTCAACCAGGGCCGCAGCATCATCTGCGCCTCGGCCGCCTGA
- a CDS encoding glycoside hydrolase family 18 protein, giving the protein MAVVAAGALTLTGLVTSAEAADVNVAKNAGFESGLANWTCTGNSGTTVSSPVHGGTSALKATPAGQDNAKCSQTVAVKPNSTYALSSWVQGGYTYLGASGTGTTDVSTWTPGSTDWTQLKTSFTTGPNTTSVTVYTHGWYGQAAYLADDIQVTGPDGGGGTDPGPSIPGAPAGLAVGSTTSSSIDLSWNSVSGATGYTVYKDGVKATTSTGTSATVTGLSADTAYQFSVSATNAAGESVKSATVSGRTAKEGGGNPNPGTSVPKHAVTGYWQNFNNGATVQKLSDVPANYDIIAVSFADATTTPGAVTFNLDSAGLNGYTVAQFKADIKAKQAAGKNVIISVGGEKGSVSVNSDASATNFANSVYSLIQEYGFNGVDIDLENGLNSTYMTKALRSLSQKAGSGLVITMAPQTIDMQSTAGEYFKTALNIKDILTVVNMQYYNSGSMLGCDGKVYSQGSVDFLTALACIQLEGGLDPSQVGLGVPASTRGAGSGYVAPSVVNAALDCLAKGTSCGSFKPSKTYPGLRGAMTWSTNWDATAGNAWSSAVGPHVHGLP; this is encoded by the coding sequence ATGGCCGTCGTGGCGGCCGGCGCCCTGACCCTCACCGGGCTCGTCACCAGCGCCGAGGCCGCCGACGTCAACGTCGCCAAGAACGCCGGCTTCGAATCGGGCCTCGCCAACTGGACGTGTACCGGCAACTCCGGCACCACCGTCTCCTCCCCCGTGCACGGCGGCACCTCCGCCCTCAAGGCCACCCCGGCCGGCCAGGACAACGCCAAGTGCTCGCAGACCGTGGCCGTCAAGCCCAACTCCACGTACGCGCTGAGCTCATGGGTCCAGGGCGGCTACACGTACCTGGGCGCCAGCGGCACCGGGACCACCGACGTGTCGACCTGGACGCCGGGCTCCACCGACTGGACGCAGCTGAAGACCAGCTTCACGACCGGCCCGAACACCACGTCCGTCACCGTGTACACGCACGGCTGGTACGGCCAGGCCGCCTACCTCGCCGACGACATCCAGGTCACCGGCCCCGACGGCGGCGGCGGCACCGACCCCGGCCCCTCGATCCCCGGCGCCCCGGCCGGACTCGCGGTCGGCTCGACCACGTCCTCCTCCATCGACCTGTCCTGGAACTCGGTGTCCGGCGCGACCGGCTACACCGTCTACAAGGACGGCGTGAAGGCCACCACCTCCACCGGCACCTCGGCGACCGTCACCGGGCTCTCCGCCGACACGGCGTACCAGTTCTCGGTGAGCGCCACCAACGCGGCCGGTGAGTCCGTGAAGTCCGCGACCGTCAGCGGCCGCACCGCCAAGGAGGGGGGCGGCAACCCGAACCCCGGCACCTCCGTGCCCAAGCACGCGGTCACCGGCTACTGGCAGAACTTCAACAACGGCGCGACCGTCCAGAAGCTCAGCGACGTGCCCGCGAACTACGACATCATCGCGGTGTCCTTCGCCGACGCGACGACCACGCCGGGTGCCGTCACCTTCAACCTGGACTCGGCGGGCCTGAACGGCTACACCGTCGCCCAGTTCAAGGCCGACATCAAGGCGAAGCAGGCGGCCGGCAAGAACGTCATCATCTCGGTCGGCGGCGAGAAGGGCTCGGTCTCGGTCAACAGCGACGCGTCCGCGACCAACTTCGCCAACTCCGTCTACTCCCTGATCCAGGAGTACGGCTTCAACGGCGTCGACATCGACCTGGAGAACGGCCTCAACTCCACGTACATGACGAAGGCGCTGCGCTCGCTGTCGCAGAAGGCGGGCTCCGGCCTCGTCATCACGATGGCCCCGCAGACCATCGACATGCAGTCCACCGCGGGCGAGTACTTCAAGACGGCGCTCAACATCAAGGACATCCTGACCGTCGTCAACATGCAGTACTACAACAGCGGTTCGATGCTCGGCTGCGACGGCAAGGTCTACTCGCAGGGCTCGGTGGACTTCCTCACCGCGCTCGCCTGCATCCAGCTGGAGGGCGGCCTCGACCCGTCGCAGGTCGGCCTCGGTGTCCCCGCCTCCACCCGGGGCGCGGGCAGCGGCTACGTCGCCCCGTCGGTCGTGAACGCGGCGCTGGACTGCCTGGCCAAGGGCACGAGCTGCGGCAGCTTCAAGCCGTCGAAGACGTACCCCGGTCTGCGCGGCGCGATGACCTGGTCCACCAACTGGGACGCGACGGCCGGCAACGCCTGGTCGAGCGCGGTCGGCCCGCACGTCCACGGCCTCCCGTAA
- the cpaB gene encoding Flp pilus assembly protein CpaB, with protein MNSRQRRGVILLLLSVLCAFAAFAGVLSVIGDVNSKVGPEVTAYRVRTTITPYRPLEASQFEKISMPKRWLSENAVTDLSALRGKIAVTELHKGSLLQDDMLVDRPKLENGQQEIAIMIDAETGVAGKIRPGNLVNIYATFAGRTEKDKSTSRVIVANAKVIDVGRLTSLEPKADDRGAGPTEAVPITFALNTDDAQRVAYAESFAEHVRLALLPDGSPTTLRPGEGSYNLDEDKNK; from the coding sequence ATGAATTCACGGCAACGCCGCGGCGTCATCCTGCTCCTCCTGTCGGTCCTGTGCGCCTTCGCGGCCTTCGCCGGTGTGCTCTCGGTGATCGGTGACGTGAACTCGAAGGTCGGCCCCGAGGTGACCGCGTACCGGGTGCGGACCACCATCACGCCCTACCGGCCCCTGGAGGCGAGCCAGTTCGAGAAGATCTCGATGCCGAAGCGCTGGCTCTCGGAGAACGCCGTCACCGACCTCTCCGCCCTCCGCGGCAAGATCGCGGTCACCGAACTGCACAAGGGCTCGCTGCTCCAGGACGACATGCTGGTCGACCGCCCCAAGCTGGAGAACGGGCAGCAGGAGATCGCCATCATGATCGACGCGGAGACCGGCGTCGCCGGCAAGATCAGGCCCGGCAACCTCGTCAACATCTACGCCACGTTCGCGGGCCGCACCGAGAAGGACAAGTCCACCTCCCGCGTCATCGTCGCCAACGCCAAGGTCATCGACGTCGGCCGGCTGACCTCGCTCGAACCCAAGGCGGACGACCGCGGCGCCGGCCCCACCGAGGCGGTCCCGATCACCTTCGCCCTGAACACCGACGACGCCCAGCGCGTCGCCTACGCGGAGTCCTTCGCCGAACACGTACGCCTCGCCCTGCTCCCCGACGGCAGCCCGACCACTCTGCGTCCGGGCGAGGGCAGCTACAACCTCGACGAAGACAAGAACAAGTGA
- a CDS encoding AAA family ATPase, with translation MSTRILPAVGDADAARAVSTLLGQLPDAEPAAPLGDSTSLLDTLARLAAESLDELPEVVLVHERIGPVPALELIREVALRFPAVGVVLVTADTSPGLYSAAMDSGARGLVGLPLSYEELAQRVQAASGWSVGVRRHLGAGAEVFTGPGGTVVTVSGAKGGVGTTVTAVQLALAAAASGHTVALADLDLQSGDVASYLDVQFRRSVVDLAGIQDISPRVLQDALYNHESGLALLLAPAEGERGEDVSDRVVRQTVSALRHRYEVVVVDCGTYMNSANAAAVEMADLTLLVTTPDVITVRAAKRMVRLWDRLQVRKAEETITLVNRHTRHTEIQPALIERITATKVARIAVPANFKELQAVVDAGRLQDLDAKSTVKQALWAVAGDLGLVKNAEGAARAGRTKGDRALAGGRRGRGK, from the coding sequence ATGAGCACACGCATCCTCCCGGCCGTCGGCGACGCCGACGCCGCCCGAGCCGTCTCCACGCTGCTCGGCCAGCTCCCCGACGCGGAGCCGGCCGCGCCGCTCGGCGACTCGACCTCACTGCTCGACACCCTCGCCCGGCTCGCCGCCGAATCCCTCGACGAGCTGCCCGAGGTCGTCCTCGTGCACGAACGGATCGGCCCGGTCCCGGCCCTGGAGCTGATCCGGGAGGTGGCCCTGCGCTTCCCGGCCGTCGGCGTCGTCCTCGTCACCGCCGACACGAGCCCCGGGCTCTACTCGGCCGCCATGGACTCCGGCGCCCGCGGCCTGGTCGGCCTGCCTCTCTCGTACGAGGAACTGGCCCAGCGCGTCCAGGCCGCGTCCGGCTGGTCCGTCGGCGTCCGCCGCCACCTCGGGGCCGGTGCCGAGGTCTTCACCGGCCCCGGCGGCACGGTCGTCACGGTCAGCGGCGCCAAGGGCGGCGTCGGCACCACCGTCACCGCCGTCCAGCTGGCCCTGGCCGCCGCCGCGTCCGGGCACACCGTCGCCCTCGCCGACCTCGACCTCCAGTCGGGGGACGTCGCCTCCTACCTCGACGTGCAGTTCCGCCGGTCCGTCGTCGACCTCGCCGGCATCCAGGACATCTCGCCCCGGGTCCTCCAGGACGCCCTGTACAACCACGAATCCGGCCTCGCCCTGCTCCTGGCACCGGCCGAGGGCGAGCGCGGCGAGGACGTCAGCGACCGCGTCGTACGCCAGACCGTGAGCGCCCTGCGCCACCGCTACGAGGTCGTCGTCGTCGACTGCGGTACGTACATGAACTCGGCCAACGCGGCGGCGGTCGAGATGGCGGACCTGACCCTGCTGGTCACCACCCCGGACGTGATCACCGTCCGGGCCGCCAAGCGCATGGTCCGGCTCTGGGACCGGCTCCAGGTCCGCAAGGCCGAGGAGACCATCACGCTCGTCAACCGCCACACCCGCCACACGGAGATCCAGCCCGCGCTGATCGAGAGGATCACGGCCACGAAGGTCGCCAGGATCGCGGTCCCGGCGAACTTCAAGGAGCTCCAGGCCGTGGTCGACGCCGGGCGCCTCCAGGACCTGGACGCCAAGTCCACGGTGAAGCAGGCCCTGTGGGCGGTCGCCGGGGATCTCGGTCTGGTCAAGAACGCGGAAGGAGCCGCCCGAGCGGGCAGAACGAAGGGGGACCGCGCCCTGGCCGGCGGCCGGCGGGGGCGTGGGAAGTGA
- a CDS encoding pilus assembly protein, translated as MNLLPADRRRGTAASGAPARDDRGQTAVEFVGALPLILVTLALLWQAAVVGYTYVLAGNAADKAARAAAVAEGGRAAACEAAVREDVPGGWSTQVDCGGSGELVTATVRIDVPLLFPGAFSLPMHATGEAKARNEGRDAW; from the coding sequence ATGAACCTCTTACCAGCGGACCGGCGGCGGGGGACGGCGGCGTCCGGCGCGCCCGCCCGGGATGACCGGGGCCAGACCGCCGTCGAGTTCGTCGGCGCCCTGCCCCTGATCCTCGTCACCCTCGCCCTGCTCTGGCAGGCCGCGGTGGTCGGTTACACCTACGTCCTGGCGGGGAACGCCGCCGACAAGGCGGCCAGGGCCGCCGCGGTCGCGGAGGGCGGCCGGGCGGCGGCCTGCGAAGCGGCGGTGCGCGAGGACGTCCCCGGCGGCTGGAGCACCCAGGTCGACTGCGGCGGATCCGGCGAACTGGTCACCGCGACCGTACGCATCGACGTGCCGCTCCTGTTCCCCGGGGCGTTCAGCCTGCCCATGCACGCGACGGGCGAGGCCAAGGCGAGGAACGAGGGGCGTGACGCGTGGTGA
- a CDS encoding pilus assembly protein codes for MVRRHPTGSRQRGQAVIEYVGVLTLLLVVALAVVQLGIAVYAAQQAGTAARTAARVASTDDQTYRAGTVARESMSGWLADGATVTSGGGGDSVTVTVRVAIPSLLPMFSFGSVEKSATMPSD; via the coding sequence GTGGTGAGGCGCCACCCCACGGGTTCCCGGCAACGCGGGCAGGCCGTCATCGAGTACGTGGGCGTGCTCACCCTGCTCCTCGTCGTCGCGCTGGCCGTCGTCCAGCTGGGCATCGCGGTGTACGCGGCCCAGCAGGCGGGTACGGCCGCGCGGACGGCGGCGCGGGTCGCCTCGACCGACGACCAGACGTACCGAGCGGGCACGGTGGCACGGGAGTCCATGAGCGGCTGGCTGGCGGACGGGGCCACGGTCACCTCGGGGGGCGGCGGCGATTCCGTCACCGTCACGGTCCGGGTCGCCATCCCCAGCCTGCTGCCGATGTTCTCCTTCGGCTCCGTCGAGAAGAGCGCCACCATGCCGAGCGACTGA
- a CDS encoding CpaF family protein, which produces MSLRARITSPEPANGISEESRLVGAYRAKLLEEIDLAEMSALAAAERRARLERVLGHIISREGPVLSSMERSQLIRRVVDEALGLGILEPLLEDASISEIMVNGPEQVYVERGGRLELLPMRFSSNEQLMQTIERIVSTVNRRVDESNPMVDARLPSGERVNVIIPPLSLSGPILTIRRFPRAFTLQEMITLGSLDEHMLVLLAGFVRAKFNVIVSGATGTGKTTLLNALSGLIPGAERIVTIEDSAELQLQQSHVITLESRPPNVEGKGRVTIRDLVRNSLRMRPDRIIVGEVRGGETLDMLQAMSTGHDGSLATVHANSAEDALMRLQTLSSMSEVEIPFAAIHDQINSAVDVIIQLTRHGDGSRRITEIAVVDSYGREDYRIVSVCRFEALPMAADGRVYGRFAYFPVPRRVAERFYMANEAVPVAFGVAETDDHLLVRTSTA; this is translated from the coding sequence ATGAGCCTGCGGGCGCGCATCACCAGTCCCGAACCGGCGAACGGGATCAGCGAGGAGAGCCGGCTCGTCGGCGCCTACCGCGCCAAGCTCCTGGAGGAGATCGACCTCGCGGAGATGTCCGCCCTCGCCGCCGCCGAACGCAGGGCGCGGCTCGAACGCGTCCTCGGCCACATCATCAGCCGCGAAGGCCCCGTCCTGTCCTCCATGGAACGCTCGCAGCTCATCCGGCGGGTCGTCGACGAGGCCCTGGGCCTCGGCATCCTCGAACCCCTCCTGGAGGACGCCTCCATCAGCGAGATCATGGTCAACGGCCCCGAACAGGTCTACGTGGAGCGCGGCGGCCGGCTCGAACTCCTCCCGATGCGCTTCTCGTCCAACGAGCAGCTGATGCAGACCATCGAACGCATCGTCTCCACGGTCAACCGCCGCGTGGACGAGTCGAACCCGATGGTCGACGCCCGGCTCCCCTCGGGCGAGCGCGTCAACGTGATCATCCCGCCGCTCTCCCTGTCGGGACCGATCCTCACCATCCGGCGCTTCCCCCGCGCCTTCACGCTCCAGGAGATGATCACGCTCGGCTCGCTGGACGAGCACATGCTGGTCCTGCTCGCCGGCTTCGTCCGCGCCAAGTTCAACGTGATCGTCTCCGGTGCCACCGGCACCGGCAAGACCACCCTGCTCAACGCGCTCTCCGGACTCATCCCCGGCGCCGAGCGCATCGTGACCATCGAGGACTCCGCCGAACTCCAGCTCCAGCAGTCCCACGTCATCACGCTGGAGAGCCGGCCGCCCAACGTCGAGGGCAAGGGCCGGGTCACCATCCGCGACCTCGTCCGCAACTCGCTGCGCATGCGGCCCGACCGCATCATCGTCGGCGAGGTCCGCGGCGGCGAGACCCTGGACATGCTCCAGGCCATGTCCACCGGCCACGACGGCTCCCTCGCCACCGTCCACGCCAACAGCGCCGAGGACGCGCTGATGCGGCTCCAGACCCTCAGCTCCATGTCCGAGGTCGAGATCCCGTTCGCCGCGATCCACGACCAGATCAACAGCGCCGTCGACGTGATCATCCAGCTGACCCGGCACGGCGACGGCTCCCGCCGCATCACCGAGATCGCCGTCGTCGACTCGTACGGCCGCGAGGACTACCGCATCGTCTCCGTCTGCCGCTTCGAGGCCCTCCCGATGGCGGCGGACGGGCGTGTGTACGGGCGCTTCGCGTACTTCCCGGTGCCGCGCCGGGTCGCCGAACGCTTCTACATGGCGAACGAGGCCGTCCCGGTGGCCTTCGGAGTCGCCGAAACCGACGACCACCTCCTGGTCCGCACCTCCACCGCCTAG
- a CDS encoding type II secretion system F family protein has product MDNLPLLTVGVTLLACVLAVVGLHVLSSGREQQRALIDRLSRTGPPALTGRVRRFRGVDRRLRRTRLGKRVERKIAVTGLDLTPGEYVVYVAAALLGLYFVTASVFAPFFGLLAVLIGAWGGNAFLNWQRAKRTEAFINQLPELTRVLANATQAGLALRTAISMAVEELDDPAHEELRRVADRLAIGHSLDDALNELVERLPSRELTVLVSTLILSNRAGGTIVSSLRNLTNTLEERKETRREVTTLLSQVKVTAVAVPVLGLIFLLVINGMRGGALDDMAAATPGRIAIVVAAGLYGLGFFLINRLTRVRI; this is encoded by the coding sequence ATGGACAACCTCCCGCTCCTGACGGTCGGCGTGACCCTGCTCGCCTGTGTGCTCGCCGTGGTCGGCCTGCATGTCCTCTCCTCGGGCAGGGAACAGCAGCGGGCACTGATCGACCGTCTGTCCCGGACCGGGCCACCCGCGCTCACGGGCCGCGTCCGCCGCTTCCGTGGCGTCGACCGGCGGCTGCGCAGGACCCGCCTGGGCAAGCGCGTCGAGCGGAAGATCGCGGTCACCGGCCTCGACCTCACCCCCGGGGAGTACGTCGTCTACGTCGCGGCGGCCCTGCTCGGCCTCTACTTCGTCACGGCGTCCGTCTTCGCCCCGTTCTTCGGGCTCCTGGCCGTCCTCATCGGTGCCTGGGGCGGCAACGCCTTCCTCAACTGGCAGCGCGCCAAACGCACCGAGGCGTTCATCAACCAGCTCCCCGAACTCACCCGCGTCCTCGCCAACGCCACCCAGGCCGGCCTCGCCCTGCGCACCGCCATCTCCATGGCCGTCGAGGAACTGGACGACCCCGCCCACGAGGAGCTGCGCCGGGTCGCCGACCGCCTGGCCATCGGCCACTCCCTCGACGACGCCCTGAACGAACTCGTCGAACGGCTGCCCTCCCGCGAACTGACCGTCCTGGTCTCCACCCTCATCCTCTCCAACCGGGCGGGCGGCACCATCGTCTCCTCGCTGCGCAACCTCACGAACACGCTGGAGGAGCGCAAGGAGACCCGGCGCGAGGTCACCACCCTGCTCTCCCAGGTGAAGGTCACCGCCGTCGCCGTCCCCGTCCTCGGCCTGATCTTCCTGCTCGTCATCAACGGCATGCGGGGCGGCGCACTCGACGACATGGCCGCCGCGACGCCGGGCCGCATCGCCATCGTCGTGGCCGCCGGTCTCTACGGCCTCGGCTTCTTCCTCATCAACCGCCTCACCCGCGTCCGTATCTGA
- a CDS encoding type II secretion system F family protein gives MEYLLAAVVALAVLGAFQGIRMYRAEARLPGDLAIALEVGASRTSAAGSAIDRIGMPYAPRVLSMMGPKRVDRIRRKLDMAGNPRGLTVDRYAARRAVYGGLGILAALAMLMNGQVVLAVVLLVYGLFWTDVIIRAAISRRKDDIERTLPDFLDVLAVVVSAGLGFRQALERVAEKYTGPWSDELRITLRQMDMGVSRREAFDQLRRRNESEQVSMFVSALQQGEELGAPIVDTLIQIANDMRRTDAQNARRKASKAVPKATLIVTSFMLPGTIILIAVGFYYAANVDIGEVFGS, from the coding sequence ATGGAATACCTGCTCGCGGCCGTCGTCGCACTCGCCGTACTCGGCGCCTTCCAGGGCATCCGCATGTACCGCGCCGAGGCCAGGCTCCCCGGCGACCTGGCCATCGCCCTGGAGGTCGGCGCCAGCCGCACCAGCGCGGCCGGCTCGGCCATCGACCGGATCGGCATGCCGTACGCCCCCCGGGTCCTGTCCATGATGGGCCCCAAGCGCGTCGACCGGATCCGCCGCAAACTCGACATGGCCGGCAACCCGCGCGGTCTGACCGTCGACCGCTACGCCGCCCGGCGCGCGGTCTACGGCGGCCTGGGCATCCTGGCGGCCCTCGCGATGCTGATGAACGGACAGGTGGTCCTGGCCGTCGTCCTGCTCGTCTACGGGCTGTTCTGGACGGACGTGATCATCCGGGCCGCCATCAGCCGGCGCAAGGACGACATCGAACGCACCCTGCCCGACTTCCTCGACGTCCTCGCGGTCGTCGTCTCCGCCGGACTCGGCTTCCGGCAGGCACTGGAACGGGTCGCGGAGAAGTACACCGGCCCGTGGTCCGACGAACTGCGCATCACCCTGCGCCAGATGGACATGGGCGTCAGCAGGCGCGAGGCCTTCGACCAGCTCCGCCGGCGCAACGAGTCCGAACAGGTCTCCATGTTCGTCTCCGCGCTCCAGCAGGGCGAGGAGCTGGGCGCCCCCATCGTCGACACCCTGATCCAGATCGCCAACGACATGCGGCGCACCGACGCGCAGAACGCCCGGCGCAAGGCGTCCAAGGCCGTCCCCAAGGCCACGCTGATCGTCACCAGCTTCATGCTCCCGGGCACGATCATCCTGATCGCGGTCGGCTTCTACTACGCGGCGAACGTCGACATCGGCGAGGTCTTCGGCAGCTGA